Proteins encoded within one genomic window of Micromonospora halotolerans:
- a CDS encoding HelD family protein produces the protein MTLHAQEQTLDAELAAERAHLDTSRAALRRMRERAESLFATGDKVAGDAYTAEQLGRHMARRVKELADDPTTPLFFGRLDFGDVDPDHAGREYHVGRRHVTDELGEPLVLDWRAPVSRSFYRASARDPQGVAIRRRFGFSSGVLTSFEDERLDRGEELGTASRILTAEIERPRVGPMRDIVATIQPEQDELVRADLADSICVQGAPGTGKTAVGLHRAAYLLYLHRERLRRSGVLIVGPNRAFLSYIAAVLPALGEVEVEQATVEDLVARVPVRAVDDPAVAALKHDVRMAEVLRRAVDAHIGVPTEPIMVSDGSFRWRIGVDPLHRLVEETRREDLPYATGRDRVRARVVGLLQRQSEARRAESPSDAWLRRMSRAKPVTEFLDAVWPALTPDGLLHRLRTDPDALAAAADGLLTAEEQELFRSGPVGRTPKATRWTAADAVLIDEAAGLLERPAGFGHVVVDEAQDLSPMQCRAIARRSEHGSITLLGDLAQGTAPWAATDWRESLAHLGKPDAAVVPLSIGFRVPAAVVAFANRLLPALAVDVPPAESLRRDGSLDVRTVEDLTAATVAEVRAALAHDGSVGVIAADGTVDRLRAALADAGVETATADDVEAAARVTVVPATLVKGLEYDHVVVVEPAAIVAAEPRGLHRLYVVLTRAVSRLAVLHREPLPAPLGG, from the coding sequence ATGACCCTGCACGCCCAAGAACAGACCCTGGACGCCGAGCTCGCCGCCGAGCGCGCCCACCTGGACACCTCCCGCGCGGCGCTGCGCCGGATGCGCGAGCGCGCCGAGTCCCTCTTCGCCACCGGCGACAAGGTGGCCGGGGACGCGTACACCGCCGAGCAGCTCGGCCGGCACATGGCCCGGCGGGTCAAGGAACTCGCCGACGACCCGACCACTCCGCTCTTCTTCGGCCGGCTCGACTTCGGTGACGTCGATCCGGACCATGCCGGACGCGAATACCACGTCGGGCGCCGGCACGTCACCGACGAACTGGGCGAGCCGCTCGTGCTGGACTGGCGGGCGCCGGTCTCCCGATCGTTCTACCGGGCCAGCGCCCGGGACCCGCAGGGCGTCGCGATCCGGCGCCGGTTCGGGTTCAGCTCCGGGGTGCTGACCAGCTTCGAGGACGAGCGCCTCGACCGCGGCGAGGAGCTGGGCACCGCCAGCCGCATCCTCACCGCCGAGATCGAGCGTCCCCGCGTCGGCCCCATGCGGGACATCGTCGCCACCATCCAGCCCGAGCAGGACGAGCTGGTCCGGGCCGACCTCGCCGACTCGATCTGCGTCCAGGGCGCGCCGGGCACCGGTAAGACGGCGGTCGGGCTGCACCGCGCCGCGTACCTGCTCTATCTGCACCGCGAACGGCTGCGCCGGTCGGGCGTGCTGATCGTCGGGCCGAACCGGGCGTTCCTGTCCTACATCGCGGCGGTGCTGCCGGCGCTCGGCGAGGTCGAGGTCGAGCAGGCCACGGTGGAGGACCTGGTCGCCCGGGTGCCGGTCCGCGCGGTCGATGACCCCGCCGTGGCCGCCCTCAAGCACGACGTCCGGATGGCCGAGGTGCTGCGCCGCGCGGTCGACGCGCACATCGGCGTGCCCACCGAGCCGATCATGGTCTCGGACGGCTCGTTCCGCTGGCGGATCGGCGTCGACCCGCTGCACCGGCTGGTCGAGGAGACCCGCCGCGAGGACCTGCCGTACGCGACCGGCCGGGACCGGGTACGCGCCCGCGTGGTGGGGCTGCTGCAACGCCAGTCCGAGGCCCGCCGGGCCGAGTCGCCCAGCGACGCCTGGCTGCGTCGGATGAGCAGGGCGAAGCCGGTCACCGAGTTCCTCGACGCGGTCTGGCCGGCGCTCACCCCCGACGGGCTGCTGCACCGGCTGCGGACCGACCCCGACGCGCTCGCCGCCGCCGCCGACGGTCTGCTCACGGCCGAGGAGCAGGAACTGTTCCGGTCGGGCCCGGTCGGGCGCACCCCGAAGGCGACCCGGTGGACCGCCGCCGACGCGGTGCTCATCGACGAGGCCGCCGGGCTGCTGGAACGGCCCGCCGGCTTCGGGCACGTGGTGGTCGACGAGGCGCAGGACCTCTCCCCGATGCAGTGCCGGGCCATCGCCCGGCGCAGCGAGCACGGCTCCATCACGCTTCTCGGCGACCTGGCCCAGGGCACCGCGCCCTGGGCGGCCACCGACTGGCGGGAGTCCCTGGCCCACCTGGGCAAGCCGGACGCGGCCGTGGTGCCGCTGAGCATCGGTTTCCGGGTGCCGGCCGCCGTGGTCGCCTTCGCCAACCGGCTGCTGCCGGCGCTCGCCGTCGACGTGCCCCCGGCGGAGTCGCTGCGCCGCGACGGGTCGCTCGACGTGCGTACCGTCGAGGACCTGACGGCCGCGACGGTGGCCGAGGTGCGGGCCGCGCTGGCGCACGACGGCTCGGTCGGCGTGATCGCCGCCGACGGCACGGTGGACCGGCTCCGCGCGGCCCTCGCCGACGCGGGCGTCGAGACCGCGACCGCCGACGACGTGGAGGCCGCGGCGCGGGTCACCGTCGTCCCGGCGACCCTGGTCAAGGGCCTGGAGTACGACCACGTGGTGGTGGTCGAGCCGGCCGCGATCGTGGCCGCCGAGCCGCGCGGCCTGCACCGCCTCTACGTGGTGCTGACCCGGGCGGTGTCCCGCCTGGCGGTGCTGCACCGCGAGCCGCTGCCCGCCCCGTTGGGCGGCTGA
- a CDS encoding ABC transporter permease codes for MPLALVHARYQLLEIIRIPVAVVGSAFFPAAAMLFFVVPFAGDDAAGATYATAAMVTFAVMSANIFQYGIGVAEDRDQPWNPYTRTLPAGPGPRLAGRILAGLVLTYFSMIPVVVIAAVATAARVTPAQFLLGLAAVAVISVPFTLLGLSIGYSLPSKAAIVVAQVIFFPLAFGGGLLSGPDDAPGFIQAIAPYLPTRGAVELMWAAVTDWRPDPRALVMLVVWVVALAAVAGWAYRRDEGRRFT; via the coding sequence GTGCCGCTCGCCCTGGTCCACGCCCGCTACCAGCTCCTGGAGATCATCCGGATCCCGGTGGCGGTGGTCGGCAGCGCCTTCTTCCCCGCCGCCGCCATGCTCTTCTTCGTGGTGCCGTTCGCCGGTGACGACGCCGCCGGCGCCACCTACGCCACCGCCGCCATGGTCACCTTCGCGGTGATGAGCGCCAACATCTTCCAGTACGGCATCGGCGTGGCCGAGGACCGCGACCAGCCCTGGAACCCGTACACGCGGACCCTCCCGGCCGGTCCCGGGCCGCGCCTGGCCGGACGGATCCTGGCCGGCCTGGTGCTGACCTACTTCTCGATGATCCCGGTGGTGGTGATCGCCGCGGTCGCCACCGCGGCGCGGGTGACGCCGGCGCAGTTCCTGCTCGGCCTCGCCGCCGTCGCGGTGATCTCGGTGCCGTTCACCCTGCTCGGGTTGTCCATCGGCTACTCGCTGCCGAGCAAGGCGGCCATCGTCGTGGCCCAGGTGATCTTCTTCCCGCTGGCGTTCGGCGGCGGCCTGCTCTCCGGCCCGGACGACGCGCCCGGATTCATCCAGGCGATCGCCCCCTACCTGCCGACCCGGGGCGCGGTCGAGCTGATGTGGGCGGCCGTCACCGACTGGCGGCCCGACCCCCGGGCCCTGGTGATGCTGGTCGTCTGGGTGGTGGCGCTCGCGGCGGTCGCCGGGTGGGCGTACCGGCGGGATGAGGGACGCCGCTTCACCTGA
- a CDS encoding WXG100 family type VII secretion target — protein sequence MSTEALQRNKTYFEQIVSGTPDPFKPLSNAVLWPFEQLLELVAGEPDDLMKAAQLALSTGEAVRQIAGEQIADRARLRGAWDGDAAEKFHASMESVEEAIEELAKGLDGTKEVLVDAANAAVDAFNLLVELILEFLLWFLTEVIIAAVAAVLSAGVTLAATVVRVLARLATTVGRMVKIVARFAEILTKLVTKLEKVAELLTRYRKVVMELRKAKKAYRAWNKSGYTKEAFAFKIQRSAILFPGKFAINHTSPVNIPGIGGALLDTGVGLHDVSDGHKDRNYLVDGTYSEDLGPYTKGVQNVFDSIVN from the coding sequence ATGAGCACCGAGGCGTTGCAGCGCAACAAGACCTACTTCGAGCAGATCGTGTCGGGCACGCCCGACCCGTTCAAGCCGCTCTCCAACGCGGTGCTCTGGCCGTTCGAGCAGTTGCTGGAGTTGGTCGCCGGCGAGCCCGACGACCTCATGAAGGCGGCCCAGCTGGCCCTCAGCACCGGCGAGGCGGTGCGGCAGATCGCCGGCGAGCAGATCGCCGACCGGGCCCGGCTGCGCGGCGCCTGGGACGGTGACGCGGCCGAGAAGTTCCACGCCTCGATGGAGTCCGTCGAGGAGGCGATCGAGGAGCTGGCCAAGGGGCTGGACGGCACCAAGGAGGTGCTGGTCGACGCCGCGAACGCGGCGGTCGACGCGTTCAACCTGCTGGTCGAGCTGATCCTGGAGTTCCTGCTCTGGTTCCTGACCGAGGTGATCATCGCCGCGGTGGCCGCCGTGCTCAGCGCGGGCGTGACGCTGGCCGCCACGGTGGTGCGGGTGCTGGCCCGGCTGGCCACCACGGTCGGCCGCATGGTCAAGATCGTGGCCCGGTTCGCGGAGATCCTCACCAAGCTGGTCACCAAGCTGGAGAAGGTCGCCGAGCTGCTGACCCGCTACCGCAAGGTCGTGATGGAGCTGCGCAAGGCCAAGAAGGCGTACCGGGCGTGGAACAAGTCCGGCTACACCAAGGAGGCGTTCGCGTTCAAGATCCAGCGGTCCGCCATCCTGTTCCCCGGCAAGTTCGCCATCAACCACACGTCTCCGGTGAACATCCCCGGCATCGGCGGCGCCCTGCTCGACACCGGGGTCGGCCTGCACGATGTCTCGGACGGCCACAAGGACCGCAACTACCTGGTGGACGGCACCTACTCGGAGGACCTGGGGCCGTACACCAAGGGCGTGCAGAACGTCTTCGACTCGATCGTGAACTGA
- a CDS encoding winged helix-turn-helix domain-containing protein codes for MTEARPEQRRVTISDPQVMRALAHPARMAIMEHLSTVEGGATATECAEIAGLSPSATSYHLRELAKFGLIEEAPSRGDARERVWRAFSPSYYVESGQDADSEARAAELALVDAHLARDSQRARDWIRRAPDEPSDWYRAAWFSDSLLQVTAEELAELNQAIQSLLDPYRRRLRKEPPEGSRTVAVQYRALPID; via the coding sequence ATGACCGAGGCGCGTCCGGAGCAGCGCCGGGTGACGATCAGCGACCCGCAGGTGATGCGGGCCCTGGCCCACCCGGCCCGTATGGCGATCATGGAGCATCTCAGCACGGTCGAGGGCGGTGCGACCGCCACGGAGTGTGCCGAGATCGCCGGGCTGTCGCCGAGCGCGACGAGCTACCACCTCCGGGAGCTGGCGAAGTTCGGCCTGATCGAGGAGGCCCCGAGCCGGGGGGACGCCCGGGAGCGGGTCTGGCGGGCGTTCAGCCCCTCCTACTACGTCGAGTCCGGGCAGGACGCCGACTCCGAGGCCCGCGCCGCCGAGCTGGCCCTGGTCGACGCGCACCTGGCTCGCGACAGCCAGCGCGCCCGGGACTGGATCCGGCGCGCGCCCGACGAGCCGAGCGACTGGTACCGGGCGGCGTGGTTCAGCGACAGCCTGCTCCAGGTCACCGCCGAGGAACTGGCCGAGCTGAATCAGGCGATCCAGTCGCTGCTGGACCCCTACCGCCGCCGGCTGCGGAAGGAGCCGCCGGAGGGCTCCCGCACGGTCGCCGTGCAGTACCGGGCGCTGCCCATCGACTGA
- a CDS encoding MFS transporter — protein MSFASGRSRWPDVWLATAARGVSSCGDFLAASALTLALQSAGAGGLAVSGLLLAATLPLVALAPLTGRLADRVDSRVLLVVAGLAQAAICLALAYAGHPALVIALVALLAAGLAVTQPVLSALVPVMVRAEDLPRAGALNQTAGTLGALAGPALAGLLVGQFGTRVPLLVDAVSYLALVAAGLLIRTRRGGRRSTAPAAGGATRAPAWRFRADPLLMVMVGSLAAVIAAVGAINVIEVFFIRETLHSTTTVYGLVTGAWPLGIVLGGWLFARLARRLSDDGALLGAGLVLLGGCCLAVLASAAVPSAWLLVPIWLVGGVGNGGDNVFNNLLLARRVPEAARGRAYAVFGAAAQGAGMAGYLIGGLLLEVAAPRPLVAGCGVAGMLVVVAAAWPVWRAVRAERSARPVAGSGSEPRGELATSFPSR, from the coding sequence ATGTCCTTCGCATCTGGCCGGTCGCGCTGGCCCGACGTCTGGCTCGCCACCGCCGCCCGCGGCGTCTCCAGCTGCGGGGACTTCCTCGCCGCCAGCGCACTGACGCTGGCGCTCCAGTCCGCCGGGGCCGGCGGTCTCGCCGTCTCCGGGCTGCTGCTCGCCGCCACGCTGCCGCTGGTCGCGCTCGCCCCGCTGACCGGCCGGCTCGCCGACCGGGTGGACAGCCGGGTGCTGCTGGTGGTCGCCGGGCTCGCCCAGGCCGCGATCTGCCTGGCGCTCGCGTACGCCGGGCACCCGGCCCTGGTCATCGCGCTGGTGGCGCTGCTCGCGGCCGGGCTCGCGGTCACCCAACCGGTGCTCTCCGCGCTGGTGCCGGTCATGGTCCGGGCCGAGGACCTGCCCCGGGCCGGCGCGCTGAACCAGACGGCCGGCACGCTGGGCGCGCTGGCCGGGCCGGCTCTGGCCGGGCTGCTCGTCGGCCAGTTCGGCACGCGGGTACCGCTGCTCGTCGACGCCGTCAGCTACCTCGCGCTGGTGGCGGCCGGCCTGCTCATCCGTACCCGGCGCGGTGGCCGGCGGTCGACGGCCCCGGCGGCCGGCGGCGCGACCCGAGCTCCCGCGTGGCGGTTCCGGGCCGACCCCCTGCTGATGGTGATGGTGGGCAGCCTCGCCGCGGTGATCGCCGCAGTCGGCGCCATCAACGTCATCGAGGTCTTCTTCATCCGCGAGACCCTGCACAGCACCACCACGGTCTACGGCCTGGTCACCGGCGCCTGGCCGCTGGGCATCGTCCTCGGCGGCTGGCTGTTCGCCCGGCTCGCCCGCCGGCTCAGCGACGACGGGGCGCTGCTCGGCGCCGGGCTGGTCCTGCTCGGCGGCTGCTGCCTGGCGGTGCTGGCCTCGGCCGCGGTGCCGTCGGCCTGGCTGCTCGTGCCGATCTGGTTGGTCGGCGGGGTGGGCAACGGCGGCGACAACGTCTTCAACAACCTGCTGCTGGCCCGGCGGGTGCCCGAGGCGGCCCGGGGCCGGGCCTACGCGGTCTTCGGCGCCGCGGCCCAGGGGGCCGGGATGGCCGGCTACCTCATCGGCGGCCTCCTGCTGGAGGTGGCCGCACCCCGGCCGCTGGTCGCCGGCTGCGGGGTGGCCGGGATGCTCGTGGTCGTCGCGGCGGCCTGGCCGGTGTGGCGGGCGGTCCGTGCCGAGCGCTCCGCCCGGCCCGTCGCCGGGTCCGGGAGCGAGCCGCGTGGGGAGTTGGCCACTTCCTTCCCCTCCCGCTGA
- a CDS encoding type VII secretion target, with amino-acid sequence MTSPSRNLEVQPEALTAFAAASRDRAGRFRELRRIFHDGHVPRHAFGIMPASFGLAAAYAEQFEACLQGLEDGAEVMADIAEGISDTADAYTGTDVATTDMFTPGT; translated from the coding sequence GTGACGAGTCCGAGCAGGAACCTCGAGGTCCAGCCGGAGGCGCTGACCGCCTTCGCCGCCGCGTCCCGGGACCGGGCCGGCCGTTTCCGCGAGCTGCGCCGGATCTTCCACGACGGGCACGTGCCCCGGCACGCCTTCGGCATCATGCCCGCGTCGTTCGGCCTCGCCGCCGCGTACGCCGAGCAGTTCGAGGCGTGCCTGCAGGGTCTGGAGGACGGCGCCGAGGTGATGGCCGACATCGCCGAGGGGATCAGCGACACCGCCGACGCCTACACCGGCACCGACGTGGCGACCACCGACATGTTCACCCCGGGCACGTGA
- a CDS encoding menaquinone biosynthetic enzyme MqnA/MqnD family protein — MAERIARPRVGHIQFLNCLPIYWGLMRSGALIDVDLHKDSPDRLNAGLVAGDLDIGPISLVEYLRHADELLLLPDLAVGSDGPVLSVNVVSTRPLTELDGARVALGSTSRTGVLLAQLLLGERYGVRPEYFRCPPDLTQMLLEADAGVLIGDVALRALYEAPRKGLAVTDLGQAWREWTGLPMVFAVWAVRREFAAAHPGLVKEVHEAFLRSRDLSLVELDQVAEAGARWEPFDAATLATYFRTLDFSLGERQVAGLREFARRAAAVGEAPALPEGGPEFFQG, encoded by the coding sequence ATGGCCGAGCGAATCGCCCGCCCCCGGGTGGGGCACATCCAGTTCCTGAACTGCCTGCCGATCTACTGGGGGCTCATGCGGTCCGGCGCGCTGATCGACGTCGACCTGCACAAGGACTCGCCGGACCGGTTGAACGCCGGGTTGGTCGCCGGTGACCTGGACATCGGCCCGATCTCTCTCGTGGAATACCTGCGGCACGCCGACGAGCTGCTGCTCCTGCCGGACCTGGCGGTCGGCAGCGACGGCCCGGTGCTCTCGGTCAACGTGGTCTCCACCCGACCCCTCACCGAGCTGGACGGCGCCCGGGTGGCGCTCGGCTCCACGTCGCGTACCGGGGTGCTCCTGGCCCAGCTGCTGCTCGGCGAGCGCTACGGGGTGCGCCCCGAGTACTTCCGCTGCCCGCCCGACCTGACCCAGATGCTGCTGGAGGCCGACGCCGGCGTGCTCATCGGCGACGTGGCGCTGCGCGCGCTCTACGAGGCGCCGCGCAAGGGCCTCGCGGTGACCGACCTCGGGCAGGCCTGGCGCGAGTGGACCGGCCTGCCGATGGTGTTCGCCGTCTGGGCGGTCCGCCGCGAGTTCGCCGCCGCCCACCCCGGCCTGGTCAAGGAGGTGCACGAGGCGTTCCTGCGCTCGCGCGACCTGAGCCTGGTTGAGCTGGACCAGGTGGCCGAGGCCGGAGCCCGCTGGGAGCCGTTCGACGCGGCGACCCTGGCGACCTACTTCCGTACCCTCGACTTCTCGCTGGGCGAGCGGCAGGTGGCCGGCCTGCGGGAGTTCGCGCGTCGCGCGGCCGCCGTCGGCGAGGCCCCGGCCCTGCCGGAGGGCGGGCCGGAGTTCTTCCAGGGCTGA
- a CDS encoding ABC transporter ATP-binding protein: MILARADQVSRRYGEVLALDRVDLTVRAGELVGLLGPNGAGKSTLLNLLVGLRRPTSGRVELLGGDPRDPASRRQLGVTPQETGLPGTLRVGEVVDFVSAHFPDPVPRGELLDRFGLSDQVRRQTGGLSGGQRRRLAVALAFVGRPRLVILDEPTTGLDVEARRTLWEAVRAFHAEGGTVLLSSHYLEEVEALAERVVVIGHGRVLADDSVAAIRDIVGVRRVSLVADDLPPLPGVVATEHTEGRTHLLTTDADQLVRDLVTAGVAFRDLEVRPTSLEEAFLTLTAGDRPAPTPA, from the coding sequence ATGATCCTGGCCCGCGCCGACCAGGTCAGCCGCCGCTACGGCGAGGTGCTGGCACTGGACCGGGTCGACCTGACCGTCCGCGCCGGGGAGCTGGTGGGCCTGCTCGGGCCGAACGGGGCCGGCAAGAGCACCCTGCTCAACCTGCTGGTCGGGCTGCGCCGCCCCACCTCCGGCCGGGTCGAGCTGCTCGGCGGCGACCCGCGCGACCCGGCGAGCCGGCGGCAACTCGGGGTGACCCCGCAGGAGACCGGCCTGCCCGGCACGCTGCGGGTCGGCGAGGTGGTCGACTTCGTCTCCGCGCACTTCCCCGACCCGGTGCCCCGGGGCGAGCTGCTCGACCGGTTCGGCCTCAGCGACCAGGTGCGCCGGCAGACCGGCGGCCTGTCGGGCGGCCAGCGCCGCCGGCTGGCCGTGGCGCTCGCCTTCGTCGGCCGGCCCCGCCTCGTGATCCTCGACGAGCCCACCACCGGGCTGGACGTGGAGGCCCGGCGCACCCTGTGGGAGGCGGTCCGGGCCTTCCACGCCGAGGGCGGCACGGTCCTGCTGAGCAGCCACTACCTGGAGGAGGTGGAGGCGCTGGCGGAGCGGGTGGTGGTGATCGGGCACGGGCGCGTCCTCGCCGACGACTCGGTGGCGGCGATCCGTGACATCGTCGGCGTACGCCGGGTCAGCCTGGTCGCCGACGACCTGCCGCCGCTGCCCGGCGTGGTGGCCACCGAGCACACCGAGGGGCGCACCCACCTGCTCACCACCGACGCCGACCAGCTCGTCCGGGACCTGGTCACCGCCGGCGTGGCGTTCCGCGACCTCGAGGTCCGACCCACCTCCCTGGAGGAGGCGTTCCTCACCCTGACCGCCGGCGACCGGCCCGCACCCACCCCCGCCTAG
- a CDS encoding YbaB/EbfC family nucleoid-associated protein → MTFPALDRIEALARNLDGWQRELGARMAELEQSSAEGVSDSGLVTVTAAADGRILSTEINARAMRLDSYTLAEEFTAAANRAQEAAAARVREIVGEVMGNAPAAERRTDDGYGYDRY, encoded by the coding sequence ATGACCTTCCCGGCCCTGGACCGGATCGAGGCGCTGGCCCGCAACCTGGACGGGTGGCAGCGCGAACTCGGCGCGCGGATGGCCGAGCTGGAGCAGAGCAGCGCCGAGGGGGTGAGCGACTCCGGCCTGGTCACCGTCACGGCGGCCGCCGACGGCAGAATCCTCTCCACCGAGATCAACGCGCGCGCCATGCGCCTCGACTCCTACACCCTCGCCGAGGAGTTCACCGCCGCGGCGAACCGGGCCCAGGAGGCCGCCGCCGCCCGGGTCCGGGAGATCGTCGGCGAGGTGATGGGCAACGCGCCGGCCGCGGAGCGCCGCACCGACGACGGCTACGGCTACGACCGATACTGA